In one window of Epinephelus fuscoguttatus linkage group LG20, E.fuscoguttatus.final_Chr_v1 DNA:
- the LOC125881039 gene encoding scavenger receptor cysteine-rich type 1 protein M130-like: protein MEITCVDSVRLVNGTNLCSGRLEVKSDQSNQSWSSVCEDDFDQQDAEVVCRELGCGAPSVLQGALYGEVEAPMWTKEFQCGGNESALLDCRSSGSDRNTCSSGKAVGLTCSDPVRLVGGSSRCTGTLEVKQRDWRPVDGSDWTLTSAAIACEDLDCGYAVSTGIRNESMSTPTWNINPDCIQAGYTLRECVTSGSSSSILELTCLEPVRLVGGSSRCAGTLEVKRGDWRPVDGSDWTLKEAAVVCRDLDCGSAVSAGIRNEALLKSAWKISPSCIQAGHTLRECVTSGSSSSIMEITCVDSVRLVNGTNLCSGRLEVKSDQSNQSWSSVCEDDFDQQDAEVVCRELGCGAPSVLQGALYGEVEAPMWTKEFQCGGNESALLDCRSSDSDRNTCSSGKAVGLTCSDPVRLVGGSSRCSGTLEVKQRDWRPVDGSDWTLTSAVAFCRNLNCGSAVSAGRKEDSSNRPAWKINFDCVHSGSALRECVTLLSWSSSTLELTCSDPAAFIIRLVILPLILLLFNTVIYFIFKTTRGKKPGQQENIEVDYYNLGVSRAEGGSAEEEGAQAEE from the exons ACTCTGTCAGGCTGGTGAATGGGACTAATCTATGTTCAGGACGACTGGAGGTGAAGTCTGACCAGTCTAACCAGTCGtggtcctcagtgtgtgaagaTGACTTTGACCAGCAGGATGCAGAGGTGGTCTGTAGGGAGCTGGGCTGTGGGGCTCCTTCAGTCCTCCAGGGGGCGCTCTATGGAGAAGTGGAAGCTCCAATGTGGACCAAAGAGTTCCAGTGTGGAGGTAACGAGTCTGCTCTCCTGGACTGTAGAAGCTCAGGCTCAGATAGAAACACCTGCTCATCTGGCAAAGCTGTTGgactcacctgctcag ATCCTGTCAGGTTGGTGGGAGGATCCAGTCGCTGTACTGGAACACTGGAGGTGAAACAAAGAGACTGGAGACCAGTGGATGGCTCTGACTGGACTCTGAC GTCAGCAGCTATAGCCTGTGAAGACTTGGACTGTGGCTATGCTGTGTCAACAGGAATAAGAAATGAGTCCATGTCCACACCTACATGGAATATCAATCCTGACTGTATTCAGGCTGGATATACTCTGAGGGAGTGTGTCACATCAGGTTCCTCCTCTTCCATCCTGGAGCTCACCTGCTTAG AGCCTGTCAGGTTGGTGGGAGGATCCAGTCGCTGTGCAGGAACACTGGAGGTGAAACGAGGAGACTGGAGACCAGTGGATGGCTCTGACTGGACTCTGAAGGAAGCAGCTGTCGTCTGCAGAGACTTGGACTGTGGCTCTGCTGTTTCAGCAGGAATAAGAAATGAGGCCTTGCTCAAATCTGCATGGAAGATCAGTCCTAGCTGTATTCAGGCTGGACATACCCTGAGGGAGTGTGTAACATCAggttcctcttcctccatcatgGAGATCACCTGCGTAG ACTCTGTCAGGCTGGTGAATGGGACTAATCTATGTTCAGGACGACTGGAGGTGAAGTCTGACCAGTCTAACCAGTCGtggtcctcagtgtgtgaagaTGACTTTGACCAGCAGGATGCAGAGGTGGTCTGTAGGGAGCTGGGCTGTGGGGCTCCTTCAGTCCTCCAGGGGGCGCTCTATGGAGAAGTGGAAGCTCCAATGTGGACCAAAGAGTTCCAGTGTGGAGGTAATGAGTCTGCTCTCCTGGACTGTAGAAGCTCAGACTCTGATAGAAACACCTGCTCATCTGGCAAAGCTGTTGgactcacctgctcag ATCCTGTCAGGTTGGTGGGAGGATCCAGTCGCTGTAGTGGAACACTGGAGGTGAAACAAAGAGACTGGAGACCAGTGGATGGCTCTGACTGGACTCTGACGTCAGCAGTTGCCTTCTGTAGAAACCTGAACTGTGGCTCTGCTGTTTCAGCAGGAAGGAAAGAGGACTCCTCCAACAGACCTGCATGGAAGATCAACTTTGACTGTGTTCACTCTGGATCTGCTCTGAGAGAGTGTGTGACATTATTGTCCTGGTCTTCCTCCACCCTGGAGCTCACCTGTTCAG ATCCAGCAGCTTTTATCATCAGACTGGTCATCCTGCCGCTGATTCTGCTGTTGTTCAACACTGTCATCTATTTCATCTTTAAG ACCACCAGAGGGAAGAAGCCAGGCCAACAGGAGAACATCGAGGTGGATTATTACAACCTCGGTGTTTCCAGAGCTGAAGGAGGATCGGCTGAAGAGGAAGGAGCCCAGGCAGAAGAGTAG